AATGACGACTAACAAGGCAATCCACAGCTCGACCCCACCAGAGGCGATATTGAGCGTGCTGTCAaggctttggaggagggTCTTGCTGAGCTTGGATATACCAAGTCTTGAGCGTGGAATGATGTAAGGAGTGAGGTGAAGTTGGATCTAAAAGCAATGGCATTATGGCCATAGAGGGGTGCATAAAAGAAGCCATCTTGAAATAGACAATCTGTGTTTGAAtgcccaacaccatctcaaACCATTTCAAACGAAGCAGATGCCTCCTTGGGACTCTTGTTCCCAAAGCAGTGATAGATATGCCCATAAAGGTAAGAAACAGGTTTGCAATTCAGGTACTGGAAGTAGGTTCATTGGCTGCAGTTGACGTGCAGGCTGTTGCAGAGCTGGTGGGTGTTCCCGAGCCACTGGAACCGaagaggtgtttgatgacGGGTTGCTGGCAGAATGATTGGCTGAGGCTCAATGATTGATTTCAAAGCTGCCGGATAATTTAATGACCAGCTCCGGTTTCAGCGCTTCTGGGCATCTCTGGTAGAGCCGactctccaccgccagcgaAGCAGGCTGCTGCACGCAAGGCGGGGTTGCTCGCCTAGCAACAATCGAGAGGCTGGTGGGGTTCGGCCTTCTGAGCTTTCAACCCGACGTTCAATTCTCTTATCCATACTTCCGTCATCCCACTCAACCCAGCACTTGCAACGCTCTTGCTTTACCAAAATCCTgaccgccctctccctcgccttccacTCAAGACCTTTCCACAGAACCTTACCATCGACAAAGAGGACCGCCACCGTTGTGCCTGAGACCTCGTCCTCTCTCCTCGCAATCCTTCCTCTGCGCAccctctcggcctcggtTCCCCATACATacctcaaccacaaccacaatcaCACAGCGATAGGTGTGCGACTACGACCATGCCGGTCTCTATCGAAGAGTTGGACGCCACTGTCCGTGCCTTCTATGAGGGCCGCGGTGAACAGGTATGTTTTGATTCTACGCTTCTGTCGTCCAGGCAGTCACTCTCACACCGTCAATGTTGATGCTAACCGCCTGTTCTGTCTGCAGCAAAAAGCTGCCCAAGCCGCTCTCAACCAGGCAAGTCTGCCACTCGCCTCATTCCCACGATACCgatccagcaacaaccatAGCTCCCTCCAAGCCGTTATCGACTAACTCTGCGATTGTAGTTCAAGGAAGACCCTGATGCCTGGTTGATGGTCGACGATATACTCTCGAAGGCGAGCTACGAACAGACGAAATGTTGGTCTCCGATTCTTATCCGGGCGCAGAGGGGCTGGGTCTGAGGTGATACTAACTGCGACATCTAGTCTTGGGTCTCCAAGTTCTCGATCATGTCATCATGACGAGGTGGAAGGTTCTGCCACGAGAGCAGTGCCAAGGTAGGTTACagtggtgtgttgttggcCATGCTCGGGAGCTGTGGACTGACAACTGTCTAGGCATCCGTAACTTCGTCGTTCTAACCATCATGCAATGCTCTGGCTCTGAGGAGTCGCTCAAGGCGAACAAGACACTACTCAACAAGCTGAACCTTGTTCTCGTGTCTGTCTTGAAGCAGGAGTGGCCTCACAACTGGCCTACATTTATCAACGAGATCATCTCCGCCTGCCACTCGAGTCTGTCAGTCTGCGAGAACAACATGACGATTCTGAGACTCCTCTCCGAAGAGGTGTTCGACTACTCAGCCGAGCAAATGACTTCCACCAAAACCCGCAACCTCAAGACAACGATGTGCAACGAGTTTTCCCAGATCTTTACGCTGTGCCAGGAAATCCTCAACAGCGCAACCCAACCAAGCCTCATCAAGGCCACCCTCCAGACACTGTTGCGCTTCTGCAATTGGATTCCCTTGGGGTACATTTTCGAGACGCCACTCATCGACACCCTCAGGACCAGATTCCTCGAGGTGCCCGAATTCCGGAATCTCACTCTCCAATGTTTGACGGAAATTGGTGGTTTGCAGACGGGAGGTCCTGGCCAGGTCAACTCTTATGACGAACAGCTTGTCAAAATGTTCACCGAAACGTTGACGCAAATTTCCAACATTATTCCTCTGGAGATGGATCTCAAGACAACGTATCCTCAAAGCAACTCTCGTGACCAGGAGACTATCCAGAACCTGGCGCTTTTCCTGTGCAACTTCTACTCCGCGCATCTACCCTTGATCGAGAACCTTCCCAACCGCGATTTCCTCACCCACGGTCATTTCTACCTCATCCGCATTTCACAGATTGACGACCGCGAGATGTTCAAGATTTGCCTCGACTACTGGCTTAAACTGGTGCAGGAGCTCTATGAGGAGATGCAGTCGCTACCTTTATCCGACATGACGGCTATGAGCGccttgggtggtggcggcggtgcccCCAATCCAGCACTGCTCAACAACTACCCGCTCCGCAAGCACAAGTACAACGAAGTACTGTCGAACCTGAGAGTGGTCATGATTGAGAAGATGGTCAGGCCTGAGGAAGTCTTGATTGTGGAGAACGATGAGGGAGAAATCGTTCGTGAATTTGTCAAGGAAACCGACACTGTTCAGCTCTACAAGACGATTCGCGAGTGTCTCGTTTACCTCACCCATCTCGATGTCGTCGACACCGAGAACATCATGACTGAGAAGCTGTCGCGACAGGT
This window of the Podospora pseudoanserina strain CBS 124.78 chromosome 3, whole genome shotgun sequence genome carries:
- the CRM1 gene encoding Karyopherin transporter (COG:U; COG:Y; EggNog:ENOG503NX17), with the protein product MPVSIEELDATVRAFYEGRGEQFKEDPDAWLMVDDILSKASYEQTKCWSPILIRAQRGWV